One Halobaculum roseum DNA segment encodes these proteins:
- the sufB gene encoding Fe-S cluster assembly protein SufB — MSSDQDHLKQTDTEERFDFKKDSKAAFAAEKGLTEETIHAISEDKDEPEWMLERRLRALEQFQAMPMPTDWPGQPDLSEVDVDEIVPYIRPDVDVRAGVDDWTELPDEIKDTFDKLGIPEAEKNALSGVGAQYESEVVYQNMQERWEEKGVIFCNMDQAVQEHEEIVREHFMTTCVPPSDNKFAALHGAVWSGGSFVYVPEDVTVEMPVQAYFRMNSEGMGQFEHTLIVAEEGSEVHYIEGCSAPKYSAINLHSGGVEVFVGEDAHVQYSTVQNWSKNTYNLNTKRALVEKNGRMEWISGSMGSKATMLYPSSILKGRGASDNHITIAFAGEGQNIDTGAKVYHNAPNTKSTIESKSISKDGGRTNYRGLVHIADGAEGSSTAVECDALMFDNESTSDTMPYMEINESTVDVAHEATVGKIGDEDVFYLQSRGLDDDDAKQMIVSGFIEPITEELPIEYAVELNRLVELEMEGSLG, encoded by the coding sequence ATGAGTTCCGATCAGGACCATCTGAAGCAGACCGACACCGAGGAGCGCTTCGACTTCAAGAAGGACTCGAAGGCGGCGTTCGCGGCGGAGAAGGGACTCACCGAGGAGACCATCCACGCGATCTCCGAGGACAAGGACGAGCCCGAGTGGATGCTGGAGCGGCGCCTGCGCGCCCTCGAACAGTTCCAGGCGATGCCGATGCCGACCGACTGGCCCGGCCAGCCGGACCTGAGCGAGGTCGACGTCGACGAGATCGTCCCGTACATCCGCCCCGACGTGGACGTCCGCGCGGGCGTGGACGACTGGACGGAGCTGCCCGACGAGATCAAGGACACCTTCGACAAGCTGGGCATCCCGGAGGCGGAGAAGAACGCCCTCTCGGGCGTCGGCGCCCAGTACGAGTCGGAGGTCGTCTACCAGAACATGCAGGAGCGCTGGGAGGAGAAGGGCGTCATCTTCTGCAACATGGACCAGGCGGTCCAGGAGCACGAGGAGATCGTCCGCGAGCACTTCATGACGACGTGCGTCCCCCCGAGCGACAACAAGTTCGCCGCGCTCCACGGCGCCGTCTGGTCGGGCGGCTCGTTCGTGTACGTCCCCGAGGACGTAACGGTGGAAATGCCCGTGCAGGCGTACTTCCGCATGAACTCCGAGGGGATGGGCCAGTTCGAGCACACGCTCATCGTCGCCGAGGAGGGCTCGGAGGTCCACTACATCGAGGGCTGTTCCGCGCCGAAGTACTCGGCGATCAACCTCCACTCCGGCGGCGTCGAGGTGTTCGTCGGCGAGGACGCCCACGTGCAGTACTCGACCGTGCAGAACTGGTCGAAGAACACGTACAACCTCAACACCAAGCGCGCGCTGGTCGAGAAGAACGGCCGGATGGAGTGGATCTCCGGGTCGATGGGGTCGAAGGCGACGATGCTGTACCCCTCCTCGATCCTCAAGGGCCGCGGCGCCTCCGACAACCACATCACCATCGCCTTCGCCGGCGAGGGCCAGAACATCGACACCGGCGCGAAGGTGTACCACAACGCGCCGAACACGAAGTCGACCATCGAGTCGAAGTCCATCTCGAAGGACGGCGGCCGCACGAACTACCGCGGCCTCGTTCACATCGCCGACGGCGCCGAGGGCTCCTCGACGGCCGTCGAGTGTGACGCGCTGATGTTCGACAACGAGTCCACCTCCGACACCATGCCGTACATGGAGATCAACGAGTCGACGGTGGACGTGGCCCACGAGGCGACCGTCGGGAAGATCGGCGACGAGGACGTGTTCTACCTGCAGTCGCGCGGCCTCGACGACGACGACGCCAAGCAGATGATCGTCTCGGGCTTCATCGAGCCGATCACGGAGGAACTGCCCATCGAGTACGCCGTCGAGCTCAACCGGCTCGTCGAACTGGAGATGGAGGGCTCGCTCGGGTAA
- a CDS encoding ferritin-like domain-containing protein: MSVGQRVTSDHQLARLLQIGVVLEEVVEARSTQHHREMDGDFDDEVEALLRHAAEESADHRDRLEGLIDELDAESVSYEEIEALVEAQYGKTKPEDFDGVLYDQLCNEETAYKFYDDLIEAIEGSDSSFSVDRDRVLDTLRGIRAEEEEGVEEVTEIMERR, from the coding sequence GTGAGCGTGGGACAGCGGGTCACGTCCGACCACCAGCTGGCCCGGCTCCTCCAGATCGGCGTGGTGCTCGAGGAGGTCGTGGAGGCGCGCTCCACCCAGCACCACCGCGAGATGGACGGCGACTTCGACGACGAGGTCGAGGCGTTGCTGCGACACGCGGCCGAGGAGTCGGCAGACCACCGCGACCGACTCGAGGGGCTCATCGACGAGCTCGACGCCGAGTCCGTCTCCTACGAGGAGATCGAGGCGCTGGTCGAGGCGCAGTACGGGAAGACGAAGCCGGAGGACTTCGACGGCGTGTTGTACGACCAGTTGTGTAACGAGGAGACCGCCTACAAGTTCTACGACGACCTCATCGAGGCGATCGAGGGGAGCGACTCGTCGTTCTCCGTCGACCGCGACCGGGTGCTCGACACGCTCCGGGGGATCCGCGCGG
- the sufD gene encoding Fe-S cluster assembly protein SufD, whose translation MSTQLPASISEETVNEISAERDEPDWLRRTRLDALAALEELEMPSVIETPGRRWTNLEDLDYESIVDPLDQRDETERVSAEGAKVLDFETALEEHPELVEEHFGSVTDPQTNYLTALSTALFTTGTVIYVPEGVDAEDVKVRAEMNSTSLFSHTLVVAEDNASATILERISNGSAVDGDRYFSNLVEIVTGENAYVQYGSLQNLDEDVYDFTLKRGDANRYATIDWIEGNIGSRLTRSDIETELNGDSSETKIVGAFFGHDDQHFDINARVWHNGEHTTADLVTRGVLDDEARSVYEGVQDVGRDAWDTSSYQRENTLMLSDDSEADASPKLIIHNHDTEASHSATVGQVDAEDLFYMTSRSIPENTARNMLVEGFFVPVLEEVEVDELREDIDDLIVARLD comes from the coding sequence ATGAGCACACAGCTACCCGCAAGCATCTCCGAGGAGACCGTCAACGAGATCTCCGCGGAGCGCGACGAACCGGACTGGCTCCGCCGGACGCGCCTGGACGCGCTGGCCGCGTTGGAGGAGTTAGAGATGCCGAGCGTCATCGAGACGCCCGGCCGCCGCTGGACGAACCTCGAGGACCTCGACTACGAGTCGATCGTCGACCCCCTCGACCAGCGCGACGAGACCGAGCGCGTCTCGGCGGAGGGCGCGAAGGTCCTCGACTTCGAGACCGCCCTCGAGGAGCACCCCGAACTCGTCGAGGAGCACTTCGGCTCGGTCACCGACCCGCAGACGAACTACCTCACCGCGCTGTCGACGGCGCTGTTCACGACGGGGACGGTCATCTACGTCCCCGAGGGCGTCGACGCCGAGGACGTGAAGGTGCGCGCAGAGATGAACAGCACCTCGCTGTTCAGCCACACGCTCGTCGTCGCCGAGGACAACGCGTCCGCGACGATCCTCGAGCGCATCTCGAACGGCTCCGCGGTCGACGGCGACCGCTACTTCAGCAACCTCGTGGAGATCGTCACCGGCGAGAACGCGTACGTCCAGTACGGCTCGCTGCAGAACCTCGACGAGGACGTGTACGACTTCACGCTGAAGCGCGGCGACGCGAACAGGTACGCGACGATCGACTGGATCGAGGGGAACATCGGCTCCCGGCTCACCCGCTCCGACATCGAGACGGAGCTGAACGGCGACTCCTCGGAGACGAAGATCGTCGGCGCGTTCTTCGGCCACGACGACCAGCACTTCGACATCAACGCCCGCGTGTGGCACAACGGCGAGCACACGACCGCCGACCTGGTCACGCGCGGCGTCCTCGACGACGAGGCGCGCTCGGTGTACGAGGGCGTCCAGGACGTGGGCCGCGACGCGTGGGACACCAGCTCCTACCAGCGCGAGAACACGCTGATGTTGAGCGACGACTCCGAGGCCGACGCCTCGCCGAAGCTCATCATCCACAACCACGACACCGAGGCGTCGCACTCGGCGACCGTCGGGCAGGTTGACGCGGAGGACCTGTTCTACATGACCTCCCGGTCCATCCCTGAGAACACCGCGCGCAACATGCTCGTCGAGGGCTTCTTCGTGCCCGTCCTCGAGGAGGTCGAGGTCGACGAACTGCGCGAGGACATCGACGACCTGATCGTCGCGCGCCTCGACTGA
- a CDS encoding ABC transporter ATP-binding protein — translation MATLELENLQAEVAETGEEILRGVDLEVNNGEIHALMGPNGSGKSTTAKVIAGHPAYEVTGGSVTLTLSEADVEDIDANIDEEDLTWELLDLEPNERAALGIFLGFQYPAEIEGVTMVNFLRQALNAKLDEREELFEDEDAEEEADAEDDSGYDTSPMEGPADDGDVGVAEFQQLLKEKMELLDMDEKFAERYLNAGFSGGEKKQNEVLQAAILEPSIAVLDEIDSGLDIDRLQDVSKGINALRDEQDTGILQITHYQRILDYVEPDHVHVMIDGKIAKSGGAELAEELEDKGYDWVREEVYEAA, via the coding sequence ATGGCAACACTCGAACTCGAAAATCTCCAGGCGGAGGTCGCAGAGACGGGCGAAGAGATCCTCCGGGGCGTCGACCTCGAAGTGAACAACGGCGAGATCCACGCCCTGATGGGACCGAACGGCTCCGGGAAGTCGACGACCGCGAAGGTCATCGCGGGCCACCCGGCCTACGAGGTCACCGGCGGCTCGGTGACCCTCACCCTCTCGGAGGCAGACGTCGAGGACATCGACGCGAACATCGACGAGGAGGATCTCACCTGGGAACTGCTCGATCTCGAACCCAACGAGCGCGCGGCGCTCGGCATCTTCCTCGGGTTCCAGTACCCCGCCGAGATCGAGGGCGTGACGATGGTGAACTTCCTCCGGCAGGCGCTCAACGCCAAGCTCGACGAGCGCGAGGAGCTCTTCGAGGACGAGGACGCCGAGGAGGAGGCCGACGCCGAGGACGACTCGGGGTACGACACCTCCCCGATGGAGGGTCCCGCCGACGACGGCGACGTGGGCGTCGCCGAGTTCCAGCAGCTCCTGAAGGAGAAGATGGAGCTGCTCGACATGGACGAGAAGTTCGCCGAGCGCTACCTCAACGCCGGCTTCTCCGGCGGCGAGAAGAAGCAGAACGAGGTGCTGCAGGCCGCGATCCTGGAGCCCTCGATCGCCGTGCTCGACGAGATCGACTCCGGGCTGGACATCGACCGCCTGCAGGACGTCTCGAAGGGCATCAACGCCCTCCGCGACGAGCAGGACACCGGCATCCTCCAGATCACCCACTACCAGCGGATCCTCGACTACGTCGAACCCGACCACGTCCACGTGATGATCGACGGGAAGATCGCCAAGTCCGGCGGCGCCGAGCTCGCCGAGGAACTCGAGGACAAGGGGTACGACTGGGTCCGCGAGGAAGTCTACGAGGCGGCGTAA
- a CDS encoding MFS transporter has protein sequence MAGPGDASPARTTPDSDRSDRVALALVVYAVLLAQTLVYPGVDLLTAEFGGAGVAGPTLFLAVEFAAFALFAGPWGTLSDRLGERRRLVALSAGGGAAGYLALAVVAGGELPFLAALVLRGLQGAMTVGALSLAISALADRSGGNGRNMGVAGIAIGLGTASGAPLGGQLFEVGATVPLYAAAGLLGVAAAGSLTIPDRPPEPTGSAGVASDSGADSEGSHGGLGALLAGVRDRRELAIPYAFAFADRLVAGFFALVGTLYFREAFGLGPGATGLLLAAFFAPFALLQYPFGLLSDRIGRVIPVAAGSAVFGLVVIAVGFAPTVQAVAATMVLVGVLGALMAPATLALVVDLAGDDERGAAVAGFNAAGSLGFLGGSLVGGAVAAEFCFRAAFVVAGGSEFLLAVATLPALVRLGRRSGRTAVFSGGD, from the coding sequence ATGGCAGGCCCCGGCGACGCGTCACCCGCGAGGACGACCCCCGACAGCGACCGCAGCGACCGGGTCGCGCTCGCGCTCGTCGTGTACGCCGTGTTGCTCGCGCAGACGCTCGTGTACCCCGGCGTCGACCTGCTCACCGCCGAGTTCGGCGGGGCCGGCGTCGCCGGGCCGACGCTGTTTCTCGCCGTCGAGTTCGCCGCCTTCGCGCTGTTCGCCGGGCCGTGGGGGACGCTGTCGGACCGGCTCGGCGAGCGCCGGCGGCTCGTCGCGCTGTCGGCCGGCGGCGGCGCGGCCGGCTACCTCGCGCTCGCGGTCGTCGCCGGCGGCGAACTCCCCTTCCTCGCGGCGCTGGTCCTCCGGGGGCTCCAGGGCGCGATGACGGTCGGCGCGCTCTCGCTCGCGATCTCGGCGCTCGCGGACCGCTCGGGCGGCAACGGGCGAAACATGGGCGTCGCCGGCATCGCGATCGGCCTCGGGACCGCGAGCGGCGCGCCGCTGGGCGGCCAGCTGTTCGAGGTCGGCGCCACCGTCCCGCTGTACGCCGCCGCCGGACTGCTCGGCGTCGCCGCGGCGGGGTCGCTCACGATCCCGGACCGACCGCCGGAGCCGACGGGGTCGGCGGGGGTCGCTTCCGACTCCGGGGCCGACAGCGAGGGCAGCCACGGCGGGCTCGGGGCGCTGCTCGCGGGGGTTCGCGACCGGCGCGAGCTCGCGATCCCGTACGCGTTCGCGTTCGCCGACCGCCTCGTCGCGGGCTTCTTCGCGCTCGTCGGGACGTTGTACTTCCGGGAGGCGTTCGGGCTGGGACCGGGCGCGACGGGCCTGTTGCTGGCGGCGTTCTTCGCGCCGTTCGCGCTGCTGCAGTACCCGTTCGGTCTCCTCTCGGACCGGATCGGCCGGGTGATCCCCGTCGCCGCCGGGTCGGCCGTCTTCGGCCTCGTCGTGATCGCGGTCGGCTTCGCGCCGACGGTTCAGGCGGTCGCCGCGACGATGGTCCTCGTGGGCGTGCTCGGCGCGCTGATGGCGCCGGCGACGCTCGCGCTCGTCGTGGATCTCGCGGGCGACGACGAACGCGGCGCCGCGGTCGCGGGGTTCAACGCCGCCGGCAGCCTCGGCTTCCTCGGTGGGTCGCTCGTCGGCGGCGCCGTCGCCGCCGAGTTCTGCTTCCGGGCCGCGTTCGTCGTCGCCGGCGGCAGCGAGTTCCTCCTCGCGGTGGCGACGCTCCCGGCGCTGGTGCGACTGGGTCGACGGAGCGGGCGGACGGCGGTGTTCAGCGGCGGCGACTGA